Proteins encoded within one genomic window of Amorphoplanes friuliensis DSM 7358:
- a CDS encoding glycosyltransferase family 4 protein yields the protein MSDAAQAWHGSVALVLGSSTGGVGQHVASLARGLLAAGCRVLVCGPAATDELFGFAASGADFAPVEISANPGPQDSGAVRALRKALTGRDLDVVHAHGLRAAFVASLARPAAPLVVTWHNAVLARGLRGQASALVERIVARAATLTLGASEDLVERAKSLGARNVRLGAVASPIAFAAPKRSRAAVRAEFRLTPDTPLIISVGRLHPQKRYDVLLEAAARWRDLTPPPVVVVAGSGPSYMLLAQRASELHAKFYLLGHRHDVPDLLAGADLAVITSDWEARQLFAQEVLLAGVPLVSTAVGGLPGLVGDAAVLIPPGDIDALDTAVRELLADPAKRADYAARGPRQAAAWPTEADTVADVLAAYASLTTAARAGQG from the coding sequence GTGAGTGACGCAGCACAGGCCTGGCACGGCTCGGTGGCGCTGGTGCTGGGCTCCAGCACCGGTGGGGTCGGCCAGCACGTGGCGTCGCTGGCGCGCGGACTGCTCGCCGCCGGCTGCCGGGTCCTGGTCTGCGGTCCCGCCGCCACCGACGAGCTGTTCGGCTTCGCCGCCTCCGGCGCCGACTTCGCCCCCGTGGAGATCTCCGCCAACCCGGGCCCGCAGGACTCCGGCGCGGTCCGGGCCCTGCGCAAGGCCCTGACCGGCCGCGACCTCGACGTCGTGCACGCGCACGGCCTGCGCGCGGCCTTCGTCGCGTCGCTGGCCCGTCCCGCCGCGCCGCTCGTGGTGACCTGGCACAACGCCGTGCTCGCCCGCGGCCTGCGCGGCCAGGCGTCCGCGCTGGTCGAACGCATCGTCGCCCGTGCGGCGACACTCACCCTCGGCGCCTCCGAGGACCTCGTCGAACGCGCCAAGTCGCTGGGCGCCCGCAACGTGCGCCTCGGCGCGGTCGCCTCACCGATCGCCTTCGCCGCTCCCAAGCGCAGCCGGGCGGCCGTGCGCGCGGAGTTCCGGCTGACCCCGGACACCCCGCTGATCATCTCCGTCGGGCGGCTGCACCCGCAGAAACGCTACGACGTCCTGCTCGAGGCCGCCGCCCGCTGGCGTGACCTCACCCCGCCGCCGGTCGTGGTCGTCGCCGGCTCCGGCCCCAGCTACATGCTGCTGGCCCAGCGCGCCTCGGAACTCCACGCGAAGTTCTACCTCCTCGGCCACCGCCACGACGTCCCCGACCTGCTCGCCGGCGCCGACCTCGCCGTGATCACCAGCGACTGGGAAGCGCGCCAGCTCTTCGCCCAGGAAGTCCTGCTGGCCGGGGTCCCGCTGGTCAGCACGGCCGTCGGCGGCCTGCCCGGCCTCGTCGGCGACGCTGCGGTGCTCATCCCGCCGGGTGACATCGACGCGCTCGACACCGCCGTGCGCGAGCTGCTCGCCGACCCGGCCAAACGCGCCGACTACGCCGCCCGCGGCCCGCGCCAGGCCGCCGCCTGGCCGACCGAGGCCGACACGGTCGCCGACGTCCTCGCCGCCTACGCCTCGCTCACCACGGCCGCCCGGGCAGGCCAGGGGTGA